From Hirundo rustica isolate bHirRus1 chromosome 1, bHirRus1.pri.v3, whole genome shotgun sequence, a single genomic window includes:
- the KLF10 gene encoding Krueppel-like factor 10 — protein sequence METMTEKQRDTRYFWNNSSEKSDYEAVEALISMSCNWKSDFKRHAEMRPITPASDMSEESDEALLPGAADFNAIPAFCLTPPYSPSDFEMSQAIHPLGKALSEAAKPPLAPPRREAERSPAARPLKARVTSVIRHTADAQLCDHKTCPVRTASVLKYQDSASRETNRKQNAKEEHSVCSAVAPSGAGAETSELSVAEGRTAELAVGPAPLTKPLVSKEESIPEPAEQPAAAAPLSPAQGSGAPPVPVICQMVPLPTNNSVVTAVVPNAAPSQQPALCQPMVFMGTQVPKGAVMFVVPQPVVQGTKAPIVSPNGTRLSPIAPAPGFVPSAAKTTPQADSSRIRSHICGYPGCGKTYFKSSHLKAHVRTHTGEKPFSCSWKGCERRFARSDELSRHRRTHTGEKKFACPMCERRFMRSDHLTKHARRHLSAKKLPNWQMEVSKLNDVAVPPTSATAQ from the exons ATGGAGACAATgactgaaaagcagagagataCGAGGTATTTCTGGAACAATTCATCTGAAAAAAGTGATTATGAGGCTGTAGAAGCCCTTATTTCTATGAGTTGCAACTGGAAATCAGACTTCAAAAGACATGCAGAAATGAGACCTATAACTCCTGCATCTGACATGTCAGAAGAAAGCGACGAGGCTTTgcttcctggagcagcagacTTTAATGCAATACCAGCATTT TGCCTGACCCCTCCCTACAGCCCTTCCGACTTTGAGATGTCGCAGGCGATCCATCCGCTCGGCAAGGCGCTGTCCGAGGCTGCCAAGCCTCCTCTGGCCCCACCTCGGAGGGAGGCGGAGCGGTCTCCAGCAGCCAGGCCTCTGAAAGCGCGAGTGACGAGTGTGATACGCCACACGGCTGATGCCCAGCTCTGTGATCACAAAACCTGCCCCGTGAGAACAGCCAGTGTGCTCAAATACCAGGACAGCGCTTCAAGGGAAACAAATAGGAAACAAAATGCCAAGGAGGAGCACTCGGTGTGCTCTGCTGTGGCACCGAGTGGAGCCGGCGCTGAGACCAGTGAACTGTCGGTGGCAGAAGGAAGAACTGCAGAACTAGCTGTTGGTCCCGCACCCTTGACAAAGCCCTTGGTGAGCAAGGAGGAGTCCATCCCTGAACCGGCAGAGCAGCCAGCGGCGGCAGCACCGCTGTCCCCTGCCCAAGGCAGCGGAGccccccctgtgccagtgattTGCCAGATGGTCCCACTGCCCACAAACAACAGTGTTGTGACGGCCGTGGTGCCCAACGCCGCGCCGAGCCAGCAGCCGGCTCTCTGTCAGCCCATGGTCTTCATGGGGACCCAGGTTCCCAAAGGCGCTGTCATGTTTGTTGTGCCCCAGCCAGTTGTGCAGGGCACAAAGGCTCCCATCGTTAGTCCAAATGGCACGAGACTCTCTCCCATTGCCCCCGCTCCTGGCTTTGTGCCTTCTGCAGCAAAAACCACTCCTCAGGCTGATTCTTCAAGAATAAGAAGTCACATTTGTGGCTACCCAGGATGTGGGAAAACTTACTTCAAGAGCTCCCATTTGAAGGCTCATGTCAGAACACACACAG GAGAAAAGCCGTTCAGTTGCAGTTGGAAAGGCTGTGAGAGGAGGTTTGCACGGTCTGATGAACTGTCTCGCCACCGCAGAACGCACACCGGGGAGAAGAAGTTTGCCTGCCCGATGTGCGAGCGGCGGTTCATGCGGAGCGACCACCTCACGAAGCACGCGCGTCGCCACTTGTCGGCAAAGAAGTTACCGAACTGGCAGATGGAAGTGAGCAAGCTCAATGATGTTGCCGTGCCACCAACGTCTGCGACCGCCCAGTGA